A portion of the Oxynema aestuarii AP17 genome contains these proteins:
- a CDS encoding DEAD/DEAH box helicase, giving the protein MTLSFQSLGLSDARVEHLAKNGFTEPTAIQEQAIPHLLSGQDVVGQAQTGTGKTAAFSLPILEQLDPSDKTVQALVLTPTRELAIQVSNAISELNDDRRVRILSVYGGASIERQIQRLDRGVQIVVGTPGRVLDLLGRNSLKLDTLKWMVLDEADEMLSMGFIQDVEKILKAAPQEHQTAFFSATMDASIKALIRKFMNDPITVAIEMKTTPKRIEQAVYMVPRGWSKSRALQPILELEDPESAIVFVRTRRAAAELTSQLQAAGHSADEYHGDLNQSQRERLLHRFRQQQVRWIVATDIAARGLDVDHLTHVINYDLPDSVESYVHRIGRTGRAGREGTAISLILPYDRRKLRQIEDRVGQRFDIRSIPTRSQIEARHLEKLQTQVHEVLAGERLASFLPIVAQLSEEYDPHAIAAAALQLAYDRIRPNWAESEAPEEPIPVYSSKPRRNGDRRTPRPRKSFEPPKKKRSSRREPIGDRK; this is encoded by the coding sequence ATGACTCTTTCGTTTCAAAGTCTTGGTCTTTCCGATGCCCGTGTAGAGCATCTAGCAAAAAACGGCTTCACCGAGCCGACGGCTATTCAAGAGCAAGCAATCCCTCACCTACTATCCGGTCAGGATGTGGTGGGACAAGCCCAAACGGGGACGGGTAAAACCGCCGCCTTTTCGCTGCCAATTTTAGAGCAGCTCGATCCGAGCGATAAAACCGTGCAGGCCCTGGTGTTGACGCCGACGCGCGAGTTGGCGATTCAGGTCTCCAACGCGATTTCCGAGTTGAACGACGATCGCCGCGTGCGGATTCTCTCGGTTTACGGCGGCGCCTCGATCGAACGCCAAATCCAACGGTTAGACCGTGGCGTGCAGATCGTGGTGGGAACCCCCGGACGAGTGTTGGATTTACTCGGACGCAACAGCCTCAAACTCGACACCCTCAAATGGATGGTTCTCGACGAAGCCGACGAGATGTTGAGTATGGGCTTCATCCAAGATGTCGAAAAAATCCTCAAAGCCGCACCGCAAGAGCATCAGACGGCATTTTTCTCGGCGACGATGGACGCCTCGATCAAAGCGCTGATCCGCAAATTCATGAACGATCCGATCACCGTGGCGATCGAAATGAAAACCACGCCGAAGCGGATCGAACAGGCGGTTTACATGGTGCCGCGCGGCTGGTCGAAATCGCGCGCCTTGCAGCCAATTTTAGAGTTGGAAGATCCGGAATCGGCGATCGTCTTCGTGCGTACCCGCCGGGCCGCCGCCGAACTGACCAGCCAACTGCAAGCGGCGGGTCACAGTGCCGACGAATATCACGGCGATTTGAACCAGTCCCAACGGGAGCGCCTGTTACATCGGTTCCGCCAACAACAGGTGCGTTGGATCGTGGCGACGGACATCGCCGCACGGGGTCTCGACGTGGATCATTTGACTCACGTGATTAACTACGATTTGCCCGATAGTGTCGAAAGTTACGTCCACCGCATCGGTCGCACGGGCCGGGCCGGACGGGAAGGAACGGCGATTTCGCTGATTCTTCCTTACGATCGCCGCAAACTGCGTCAGATTGAGGATCGGGTGGGCCAACGGTTCGATATTCGTTCGATTCCGACGCGATCGCAAATTGAGGCGCGCCATCTGGAAAAACTGCAAACCCAGGTGCATGAGGTTCTCGCCGGAGAACGCTTGGCGTCCTTCTTGCCGATTGTCGCCCAATTGAGCGAAGAGTACGATCCCCACGCGATCGCCGCCGCCGCCTTGCAACTGGCTTACGACCGCATCCGTCCGAACTGGGCCGAAAGCGAAGCGCCAGAAGAACCGATTCCGGTGTACAGCAGTAAGCCCCGGCGCAATGGCGATCGCCGCACTCCCCGTCCTCGTAAATCGTTCGAGCCTCCCAAGAAAAAACGCTCCTCGCGTCGCGAACCGATCGGCGATCGCAAGTAG
- a CDS encoding hemolysin family protein — MIASSFDSPLIAAAQPAPLLGNVWLDVGVLIFLLVLSGFFSGSETAITSLDNLKLRSLIQEQGDPTRIFTLVLHKRTRFITTLLVGNNLVNNFSAILTSNLFALWLGNTGLGIATALITFLLLIFGEITPKSLAINNSMSYFKISVRPIYWLSQFLAFFGIVQLLENIAQTVIRWVQSDRVQQGESVKDLQLMIEILGGKGHLDLYKHQLLNKALMLDSLSAREVVKPRIEMRTISHEASLQDLVDLCLETGYSRIPVQEESKDRIVGVVHLKRAIGQLTALQKEGTANGPVTMAMDPPVYVPETKRIADLLKEMLQQRLHLAIVVDEYGGTVGLLTLEDILEELVGEIYDESDFPMRMQRNRQGDRSHSNRPPKRGSRG, encoded by the coding sequence GTGATTGCTTCATCATTTGACTCTCCTCTCATTGCTGCAGCTCAACCTGCTCCACTTTTGGGCAATGTGTGGCTCGATGTAGGAGTTTTGATTTTTCTGCTCGTCCTCTCGGGATTTTTCTCCGGTTCGGAAACCGCAATTACCTCCCTCGACAACCTCAAACTGCGATCGCTCATTCAGGAACAAGGGGATCCGACGCGCATCTTTACCCTAGTTTTACACAAACGCACCCGTTTTATTACCACCCTGCTCGTCGGTAACAACCTCGTCAACAACTTCTCTGCCATCTTGACGAGTAATTTATTTGCCCTCTGGTTGGGAAACACCGGACTGGGAATCGCCACCGCCTTAATCACCTTCCTGTTGCTGATTTTCGGCGAAATTACCCCGAAGTCCCTGGCGATTAACAATTCGATGTCTTATTTCAAGATATCGGTGCGTCCGATTTACTGGCTTTCCCAGTTCTTGGCATTTTTCGGGATCGTCCAACTGCTCGAAAATATCGCCCAAACCGTGATTCGCTGGGTGCAATCCGATCGCGTGCAGCAGGGAGAATCGGTCAAAGATCTGCAGTTGATGATCGAAATCCTCGGCGGGAAAGGACATTTAGACCTTTACAAACACCAGTTACTCAATAAAGCGCTGATGCTCGACAGTCTCAGCGCCCGAGAAGTTGTCAAACCGCGCATCGAGATGCGGACGATCTCTCACGAGGCGAGTTTGCAGGATTTGGTGGATTTATGCTTGGAAACGGGTTATTCTCGGATTCCAGTTCAGGAAGAATCGAAGGATCGCATTGTCGGCGTGGTTCACTTGAAACGGGCCATCGGTCAGTTGACCGCGTTGCAGAAAGAGGGAACGGCGAACGGTCCGGTGACGATGGCGATGGATCCTCCAGTGTACGTCCCCGAAACGAAACGGATTGCAGATTTACTCAAGGAAATGTTGCAGCAGCGCTTGCATTTGGCGATCGTCGTCGATGAGTACGGTGGGACTGTCGGCTTGCTGACCTTGGAAGATATCTTAGAAGAATTGGTCGGCGAAATTTATGACGAGAGCGATTTTCCCATGCGAATGCAACGAAACCGCCAGGGCGATCGCTCCCATTCCAACCGTCCGCCCAAACGCGGATCTCGCGGTTGA
- the rimO gene encoding 30S ribosomal protein S12 methylthiotransferase RimO, producing MGNKPTIAISHLGCEKNRIDTEHMLGLLVEAGYNVDTNEELADYVIVNTCSFIQAAREESVRTLVGLAEEQKKIVITGCMAQHFQEQLLEELPEAVALVGTGDYHKIVQVIERAETGERVKEVSAEPTYIADETTPRYRTTSEGVAYLRIAEGCNYRCAFCIIPHLRGNQRSRSIESIVAEARQLAAQGVKEIILISQITTNYGTDIYGEPKLAELLRALGKVDIPWIRMHYAYPTGLTPPVIKAIRETPNVLPYLDLPLQHSHPQVLRSMNRPWQAGVNDSIIERLKEALPEAVLRTTFIVGFPGETDEQFDHLLQFVQRHEFDHVGVFTFSPEEGTPAYDLPNQISPEVMEARRDALMQMQQPIALKRNRTQVGKVVDVLIEQENPATGQYIGRSARFSPDVDGLVYVRGKARLGSMIPVLIENADIYDLSGRVARAADALQRESVVVS from the coding sequence ATGGGCAACAAGCCAACCATTGCTATTTCTCATCTAGGCTGCGAAAAAAATCGCATCGACACCGAGCATATGCTCGGCTTATTGGTAGAAGCGGGCTATAACGTCGATACAAATGAAGAACTCGCCGACTATGTAATTGTCAATACCTGTAGTTTCATCCAAGCGGCGCGCGAAGAATCCGTACGCACCTTGGTCGGACTGGCAGAAGAACAGAAAAAAATCGTGATTACAGGCTGCATGGCCCAGCACTTCCAAGAGCAACTCTTGGAAGAACTGCCCGAAGCCGTCGCCCTGGTCGGAACCGGAGACTATCACAAAATCGTCCAAGTGATCGAACGGGCCGAAACTGGGGAACGAGTTAAAGAGGTTTCCGCCGAGCCGACCTACATTGCCGACGAAACCACGCCCCGGTATCGCACGACGAGCGAAGGAGTCGCCTACCTGCGGATTGCCGAAGGGTGCAATTATCGTTGTGCCTTTTGCATTATTCCCCACTTGCGCGGAAACCAGCGATCGCGCTCGATCGAATCGATCGTTGCCGAAGCCCGGCAGCTCGCCGCTCAAGGGGTGAAAGAGATTATCTTAATTTCTCAAATTACCACCAACTACGGCACCGATATTTACGGCGAACCAAAACTGGCCGAATTGCTGCGGGCATTAGGAAAAGTAGATATTCCCTGGATTCGGATGCACTACGCTTATCCGACCGGGTTGACGCCACCCGTTATCAAAGCCATTCGCGAAACGCCGAACGTGTTGCCGTATCTGGATTTACCCCTGCAACATTCCCATCCTCAAGTGCTGCGATCGATGAATCGTCCTTGGCAAGCGGGGGTAAATGATAGTATTATAGAGCGGCTGAAAGAAGCGCTGCCCGAAGCAGTCCTGCGAACCACCTTTATTGTTGGGTTCCCCGGCGAAACGGACGAACAGTTCGACCATCTGCTTCAGTTTGTGCAGCGTCATGAGTTCGATCATGTCGGCGTGTTTACCTTTTCCCCAGAGGAAGGAACGCCTGCGTATGACCTGCCCAATCAAATTTCGCCAGAGGTCATGGAAGCCCGCCGGGATGCCTTGATGCAGATGCAGCAGCCCATTGCTTTAAAGAGAAATCGAACTCAAGTCGGGAAAGTTGTAGACGTTCTCATCGAACAGGAAAATCCAGCAACAGGTCAGTATATTGGCCGTTCGGCTCGGTTTTCCCCGGATGTAGATGGTTTGGTCTACGTGCGAGGCAAAGCTCGACTGGGATCGATGATTCCCGTACTGATTGAGAATGCCGATATCTACGATCTGAGCGGTCGGGTTGCCCGTGCAGCCGACGCGCTTCAGAGAGAATCCGTGGTTGTTTCTTAA